The Geobacter sp. AOG2 genome includes a window with the following:
- a CDS encoding bifunctional riboflavin kinase/FAD synthetase, translating to MRLLTGSDVFKHNFDNSVITIGNFDGVHRGHAELFRQVKVASAQRGLPSVVVTFDPHPLAVLAPDAAPPLITTFAQKKLLIAETGVDCLAVIEFTPEFSRMPAEAFVRDILVGFLGMNHIIIGHDYAFGKDRQGNQATLERLGSACGFTLEDISPIGEGEVVFSSSLARRLINSGDMPAASGILGRYHVISGTVVHGREIGLTLGFPTANISTRNELVPPDGVYAVMVSVDGRILKGACNIGNNPTFEGGGRTIEVFLLDFSGKLYDREIAICFVQRLRGEAKFPDAAALIKAIQQDVATTRTVLDSADSSLIKPLLSPVRIGE from the coding sequence ATGCGTCTACTGACTGGTTCTGATGTTTTCAAGCATAACTTTGATAATTCCGTCATAACTATCGGTAATTTCGACGGAGTCCATCGAGGACATGCCGAACTGTTTCGACAGGTGAAGGTTGCGAGCGCCCAGCGCGGACTCCCCTCGGTTGTGGTAACCTTTGATCCGCACCCGCTGGCGGTGCTGGCGCCCGATGCCGCTCCACCACTGATCACCACATTCGCCCAGAAAAAACTCCTCATTGCCGAAACAGGAGTTGACTGCCTGGCGGTGATCGAATTCACGCCCGAATTCTCCCGAATGCCGGCTGAGGCGTTTGTACGCGATATCCTCGTAGGATTTCTGGGGATGAACCATATCATTATCGGCCACGATTATGCCTTTGGGAAGGATCGCCAAGGGAACCAGGCTACTTTGGAGCGCCTGGGGAGTGCATGCGGCTTTACCCTGGAGGATATAAGCCCGATCGGGGAGGGGGAGGTCGTTTTCAGCAGCAGCCTGGCGCGTCGCCTCATCAACAGCGGAGACATGCCGGCCGCCAGCGGCATCCTGGGGAGGTATCACGTCATCTCCGGCACGGTCGTGCACGGGCGGGAGATCGGCCTTACCCTGGGATTCCCCACTGCGAACATCTCGACCCGTAACGAACTGGTGCCTCCCGATGGCGTTTACGCGGTCATGGTTTCCGTGGATGGCCGCATTCTCAAGGGTGCCTGCAACATCGGCAACAACCCGACCTTTGAAGGTGGCGGGCGCACCATCGAGGTCTTTCTGCTGGATTTTTCCGGCAAACTCTACGACCGCGAGATTGCCATCTGTTTCGTGCAACGCCTGCGGGGGGAAGCGAAATTCCCGGACGCCGCTGCGCTCATCAAAGCTATTCAACAAGATGTGGCCACGACCAGAACGGTCCTGGACTCGGCCGATAGCAGCCTGATCAAGCCTTTACTCTCCCCGGTACGGATCGGAGAATGA
- the recG gene encoding ATP-dependent DNA helicase RecG, which produces MPKLTLSAENALIIPPELRNHLGVGPGDAVSVEMGEKGMLVLRASRESVPLPPREKESGAAAGPVHPQEDGAALKEAIARKNLQTRMQFIKGVGPKLSELLEKRGVMCVEDALYLLPHRYEDRRELTPIVRLKPGTSAVFSGKVLSADITATKGGRRFFEALVADDSGTIAFKWFNANPTFMKRVWKPGRSGIFTGEVSQFGYQREVHHPDVEWLEEGKRVQDVLAADPVNFGRIVPVYPLTEGLGQKVMRKVMKEVVDGFLGSLQELVPAAILEPLSLPGLRQSVRDLHLPPPEAGLDDLNQGRTPAHRAIAFDEFFFWELGLALKKRGVALEEGIAFQVTHRYTKQLARLLPFELTGAQRRVLSEIKTDMMAPHPMHRLVQGDVGSGKTLVALMAALVAVENGYQVAIMAPTEILAEQHWHTIHRFCTELGIETVLITAGMKGKAKSEVLARVANGSAQIVIGTHAVIQEKVEFARLGLGIIDEQHRFGVLQRGVLRKKGCNPDILVMTATPIPRTLAMTLFGDLSLSVIDELPPGRTPVETRIAFESRRSQVYAAIRDEVRQGRQAYVIYPLVEETEKSDLKAASQMAELLSRDVFPDLRIGLLHGRMAPDEKETVMGSFKARDLDILVSTTVIEVGIDVPNATVMVIEHAERFGLSQLHQLRGRVGRGSARSRCILLTAGKLSEDGERRLKVMESTTDGFRIAEADLEIRGPGDFLGIRQSGMPDFRVANILRDGSLLEQARQAAFGLLERDPELSAAGHASLKDELLRRWGQRLELALIG; this is translated from the coding sequence GTGCCAAAGCTGACCCTTTCAGCCGAAAACGCCCTGATCATTCCCCCCGAACTCCGTAATCATCTTGGTGTCGGGCCGGGTGACGCTGTTTCCGTGGAGATGGGGGAGAAAGGCATGCTGGTGCTTCGTGCGTCACGGGAATCCGTTCCCCTCCCTCCCCGGGAAAAGGAAAGCGGGGCTGCGGCAGGACCGGTTCACCCGCAGGAAGACGGCGCGGCGCTCAAGGAGGCCATTGCCCGCAAAAACCTCCAGACCCGCATGCAATTCATCAAGGGGGTCGGGCCGAAGCTCTCGGAGCTTTTGGAAAAGCGGGGGGTGATGTGCGTCGAGGACGCCCTGTACCTGCTGCCGCACCGTTATGAGGATCGCCGCGAGTTGACCCCCATCGTCCGTTTGAAACCGGGCACCAGCGCGGTCTTTTCCGGCAAGGTGCTTTCGGCGGATATCACGGCCACCAAGGGGGGGAGGCGGTTCTTCGAGGCTCTGGTTGCGGACGACAGCGGTACCATCGCTTTCAAGTGGTTCAACGCCAACCCGACCTTCATGAAGCGGGTCTGGAAACCGGGCCGGAGCGGCATCTTCACCGGCGAGGTATCTCAGTTCGGCTACCAGCGCGAGGTGCACCACCCGGACGTGGAGTGGCTGGAGGAGGGGAAACGCGTTCAGGATGTGCTTGCGGCAGACCCGGTCAACTTCGGGCGGATCGTGCCGGTCTACCCGCTGACCGAGGGGCTGGGCCAGAAGGTCATGCGCAAGGTGATGAAAGAGGTGGTGGACGGCTTCCTGGGCTCGCTTCAGGAATTGGTGCCCGCGGCCATTTTGGAGCCACTGTCGCTGCCCGGCCTGCGGCAATCCGTGCGGGATCTGCACCTGCCGCCGCCGGAAGCCGGTCTGGACGACCTCAATCAGGGGCGTACCCCGGCCCACCGGGCCATCGCCTTTGACGAGTTTTTTTTCTGGGAGTTGGGGCTGGCACTCAAAAAAAGAGGGGTTGCGTTGGAAGAGGGTATTGCCTTCCAGGTGACCCATCGCTACACGAAACAATTGGCCCGGTTGCTCCCCTTCGAGTTGACCGGCGCCCAGCGCCGGGTTTTGTCCGAGATCAAGACGGATATGATGGCGCCTCATCCCATGCACAGGCTGGTGCAGGGAGACGTGGGGAGCGGCAAGACGCTGGTGGCGCTGATGGCGGCACTGGTTGCGGTGGAAAACGGCTATCAGGTGGCCATCATGGCCCCCACCGAAATCCTGGCCGAACAACACTGGCACACTATCCACCGTTTTTGCACCGAACTGGGCATTGAAACCGTGTTGATCACCGCGGGCATGAAAGGCAAGGCCAAGTCCGAAGTTCTGGCGCGCGTAGCCAACGGCAGCGCCCAGATTGTTATCGGCACCCATGCCGTGATTCAGGAAAAGGTCGAGTTTGCCCGCTTGGGACTGGGCATCATAGACGAACAGCATCGCTTCGGCGTTCTACAGCGGGGTGTCCTCAGAAAAAAAGGGTGCAACCCCGATATCCTGGTGATGACCGCCACCCCGATCCCCCGGACCCTTGCCATGACCCTGTTCGGCGACCTTTCCTTGTCGGTTATCGACGAGCTTCCGCCGGGACGTACGCCCGTGGAAACCCGAATAGCCTTCGAATCCCGGCGGTCGCAGGTATACGCCGCGATCCGCGATGAAGTACGTCAGGGGCGGCAGGCCTACGTCATCTATCCGCTGGTGGAGGAAACCGAGAAGTCGGACCTCAAGGCCGCCAGCCAGATGGCCGAGCTTCTGAGCCGGGACGTATTCCCCGATTTGCGCATCGGACTGCTGCACGGCCGTATGGCGCCGGACGAGAAGGAAACCGTGATGGGGTCCTTCAAGGCCCGCGACCTGGATATTCTGGTGTCCACCACGGTTATCGAGGTGGGAATAGATGTCCCCAATGCCACGGTAATGGTCATCGAACATGCCGAGCGTTTCGGCCTCTCCCAGCTCCATCAATTGCGGGGTCGGGTGGGACGGGGCAGTGCCAGGTCGCGCTGTATCCTGTTGACCGCCGGCAAGCTCTCCGAGGATGGCGAGAGGCGGCTCAAGGTCATGGAGTCTACGACCGACGGTTTTCGCATTGCCGAAGCCGACCTGGAAATTCGCGGTCCCGGCGATTTTCTCGGTATTCGCCAGTCGGGCATGCCCGATTTCCGGGTGGCCAATATCCTGCGGGACGGCAGCCTTCTGGAGCAGGCACGGCAAGCGGCGTTCGGCCTGCTGGAGCGTGACCCCGAGTTGTCGGCTGCGGGCCACGCATCCCTCAAGGATGAGCTGTTGCGGCGTTGGGGACAGCGGCTGGAACTGGCGTTGATCGGGTAG
- the thpR gene encoding RNA 2',3'-cyclic phosphodiesterase: protein MRLFIAIELPDTIKRHLEKIRAHIPGSRWVPMEQIHLTLAFLGEVDEVTIERLTGSLAAIQSPGFSLRFSGAGCFPDRSRPRVLWVGLEPEPRLNRLASLVRETVLACGIPLEERPFSPHITLARLKLPVPREVEAFLGDHGKMCLPSVDVRRFILFKSLLTSQGAVHTPLKAFTLSPT from the coding sequence ATGCGCCTCTTTATCGCCATCGAGCTTCCCGACACCATAAAACGGCACCTTGAAAAGATACGTGCCCACATCCCCGGAAGCCGTTGGGTGCCGATGGAACAGATCCATCTGACCCTTGCGTTCCTCGGCGAGGTCGACGAAGTCACGATTGAACGGCTGACCGGGTCGTTGGCCGCGATCCAGTCACCCGGATTCAGCCTCCGGTTCAGCGGCGCCGGTTGCTTCCCCGATCGTAGCCGGCCCCGGGTGCTGTGGGTCGGGCTGGAACCGGAACCGCGCTTGAACAGACTGGCCTCCCTGGTTCGCGAAACGGTGCTGGCCTGCGGCATCCCTCTGGAGGAGCGCCCCTTCTCCCCTCACATAACCCTGGCACGCCTCAAGCTTCCCGTTCCCCGCGAGGTGGAGGCCTTTCTGGGCGACCACGGGAAGATGTGTCTTCCGTCGGTTGACGTGCGGAGGTTCATCCTCTTCAAGAGTCTCCTGACGTCGCAGGGAGCCGTCCATACGCCTTTGAAGGCCTTTACGCTTTCGCCGACGTAG
- a CDS encoding DUF1858 domain-containing protein, with protein sequence MADTITKNMTFFEVMRMHPEVVSVLQKYNLGCIGCMGAQNESLEQGANAHGIDADALVKDLNAAIAA encoded by the coding sequence ATGGCGGATACGATCACCAAGAATATGACATTTTTTGAAGTTATGCGCATGCACCCCGAGGTGGTTTCGGTGCTGCAGAAGTACAACCTGGGATGCATCGGCTGCATGGGCGCCCAGAATGAAAGCCTTGAACAGGGGGCCAATGCCCACGGTATCGACGCCGATGCGCTGGTGAAGGATCTCAACGCAGCCATTGCCGCCTGA
- the greA gene encoding transcription elongation factor GreA has translation MSHSIPLTKESFEALQEELKRLIREERPKVIQDIAEARSHGDLSENAEYDAAKNRQAFIEGRIQELNGKLARAYVVDLSGMKPDKVVFGSTVTLYDTASEEEVSYKIVGEDEADIKLSKISCTSPVGKALIGHKLDDTVKVTVPSGTKEYEIIDIKYE, from the coding sequence ATGTCCCATTCCATCCCATTGACAAAAGAAAGTTTTGAGGCTCTGCAAGAGGAGTTGAAACGCCTGATCCGCGAGGAGCGCCCCAAGGTTATTCAGGATATCGCCGAGGCGCGCAGTCATGGCGATCTTTCGGAAAATGCCGAGTACGATGCCGCCAAAAATCGCCAGGCCTTTATTGAAGGACGCATTCAGGAATTGAACGGCAAGCTGGCCCGCGCCTACGTTGTGGATCTTTCCGGCATGAAGCCGGACAAGGTGGTCTTCGGTTCTACCGTAACCCTGTACGACACAGCCTCCGAGGAGGAGGTGAGCTACAAGATCGTCGGCGAGGATGAGGCGGATATCAAGCTGAGCAAGATCTCGTGTACGTCCCCCGTCGGTAAGGCGTTGATCGGCCACAAGCTGGACGATACCGTCAAGGTGACGGTCCCGTCGGGGACCAAGGAATACGAGATCATCGACATCAAATACGAATAA
- the carB gene encoding carbamoyl-phosphate synthase large subunit: MPKRTDIKKILIIGAGPIVIGQACEFDYSGTQACKALKEEGFEVVLLNSNPATIMTDPDFADRTYIEPVTPEILAKIIERERPDAVLPTLGGQTALNTAVAVAEAGVLDKFGVELIGAKLPAIKKAEDRTLFKQAMEKIGLTVPSSGLAHNYREAMEVVKSVGFPAIIRPSFTLGGTGGGIAYNMEEYERMALAGIDASPTDEILVEESVIGWKEYELEVMRDTADNVVIICSIENFDPMGVHTGDSITVAPAQTLTDKEYQILRDASLKIIREIGVDTGGSNIQFGINPQNGRLVVIEMNPRVSRSSALASKATGFPIAKIAAKLAVGYTLDEITNDITRETPACFEPTIDYVVTKIPRFTFEKFPAADAILTTQMKSVGEVMAIGRTFKESFQKALRSLEIGSSGFESRLFDLGAETRRALTAEEQQLLVEKLRAPNWERLWYVADALRSGMTVAEIHKNTAIDPWFLHNIRQIIEMESRLKKVEPKSEGREELKQIIREAKQMGFADRFLAQLWKMGEDELRALRWSLGVRPVYKRVDTCAAEFVAYTPYLYSTYEEECEAEPTDRKKIMILGGGPNRIGQGIEFDYCCVHGVFALAEDGYETIMVNCNPETVSTDYDTSDRLYFEPLTLEDVLEIVAKEKPTGVIVQFGGQTPLKLAVALEKAGVPIIGTSPDAIDRAEDRERFQEMLHKLGLRQPENGTARSFEEAEKVANRIGYPVVVRPSYVLGGRAMEIVYNVENLLRYMTTAVQASPEHPILIDKFLDEAIEIDVDALCDGSEVVMGGIMEHIEEAGIHSGDSACSLPPYSISAETVAEIRRQTVLMALELNVKGLMNVQYAVRNGEIYILEVNPRASRTAPFVSKATGRPLAKVAARIMAGKSLKELGVSGDIVPKHISVKEAVFPFVKFPGVDTILGPEMKSTGEVMGIGDTFAEAFAKSQLGANVKMPMSGNAFISVRDVDKKHVVSTAEKLYKNGFGILATGGTAAFLEEKGIPVRRINKVMEGRPHVVDAIKNGEISFVVNTTQGAQAVADSFSIRRESLMHGIAYYTTVAGARAAVDGILTLKGQDLTVRTLQEYLNG, from the coding sequence ATGCCGAAACGTACCGACATCAAGAAGATCCTCATCATCGGAGCCGGCCCGATCGTCATCGGCCAGGCCTGCGAATTCGATTACTCCGGCACCCAGGCCTGCAAGGCGCTGAAGGAGGAGGGGTTCGAGGTGGTGCTGTTGAACAGCAACCCGGCCACCATTATGACCGATCCGGATTTTGCCGACCGGACCTACATCGAGCCGGTAACCCCCGAAATCCTGGCCAAGATCATCGAACGGGAGCGGCCGGATGCCGTGCTGCCTACCCTGGGCGGCCAGACGGCGCTGAATACCGCCGTGGCGGTGGCCGAAGCAGGGGTCCTGGACAAATTCGGCGTGGAGTTGATCGGCGCCAAGCTGCCGGCCATCAAGAAGGCCGAGGACCGCACTCTATTTAAACAGGCAATGGAGAAGATCGGTTTGACCGTTCCGTCTTCCGGCCTGGCCCACAACTACCGGGAAGCCATGGAGGTCGTCAAGTCGGTCGGGTTTCCGGCGATCATCCGGCCGTCGTTCACTCTGGGCGGCACCGGCGGCGGGATCGCCTACAACATGGAAGAGTACGAAAGGATGGCCCTGGCCGGTATCGACGCATCGCCGACCGATGAGATCCTGGTGGAGGAGTCGGTCATCGGCTGGAAGGAATACGAACTGGAGGTAATGCGCGACACGGCCGACAACGTGGTGATCATCTGCTCCATCGAGAACTTCGACCCCATGGGGGTCCACACCGGCGACTCCATCACGGTTGCCCCGGCCCAGACCCTGACCGACAAGGAATACCAGATCCTGCGGGATGCGTCCCTCAAGATCATCCGCGAGATCGGCGTTGATACGGGCGGCTCCAACATCCAGTTCGGCATTAACCCCCAAAACGGCCGCCTGGTGGTGATCGAGATGAACCCGCGGGTTTCCCGGTCGTCGGCCCTGGCCTCCAAGGCCACCGGCTTTCCCATTGCCAAGATCGCGGCCAAGCTGGCCGTGGGATATACCCTGGACGAGATCACCAACGACATCACCCGCGAGACGCCGGCCTGTTTCGAACCGACCATCGATTATGTGGTCACCAAGATACCCCGCTTTACCTTTGAGAAATTTCCGGCAGCCGATGCCATCCTGACCACCCAGATGAAATCGGTGGGTGAGGTAATGGCCATCGGCCGCACCTTCAAGGAGTCGTTCCAAAAGGCCCTGCGCTCCCTGGAGATCGGTTCCTCCGGTTTCGAGTCGCGCCTGTTCGATCTGGGCGCCGAAACCCGCCGGGCCCTGACTGCCGAGGAACAACAACTCCTGGTGGAGAAGTTGCGCGCCCCCAATTGGGAACGGCTCTGGTACGTGGCCGACGCCCTGCGCAGCGGCATGACCGTGGCCGAGATTCACAAGAACACCGCCATCGACCCCTGGTTTCTGCATAATATCCGCCAGATCATCGAGATGGAGAGCCGGCTCAAGAAGGTCGAGCCGAAAAGCGAGGGTAGGGAAGAGCTGAAACAGATCATCCGCGAAGCCAAGCAGATGGGTTTTGCGGACAGGTTTCTGGCGCAACTCTGGAAGATGGGCGAGGACGAATTGCGTGCCCTGCGCTGGTCCCTTGGGGTCCGTCCGGTGTACAAGCGGGTGGACACCTGCGCTGCCGAGTTTGTGGCCTATACCCCGTACCTGTACTCGACCTACGAGGAGGAGTGCGAGGCCGAACCGACCGACCGCAAAAAGATCATGATCCTGGGAGGCGGCCCCAACCGCATCGGCCAGGGGATCGAGTTCGACTACTGTTGCGTGCACGGGGTCTTTGCCCTGGCCGAGGACGGTTACGAGACCATCATGGTCAACTGCAACCCGGAAACGGTTTCCACCGATTACGATACCTCCGACCGCCTCTACTTCGAACCGCTGACCCTGGAAGACGTGCTGGAGATCGTGGCCAAGGAAAAACCGACGGGCGTGATCGTGCAGTTCGGCGGCCAGACGCCCCTCAAGCTGGCTGTGGCGCTGGAGAAGGCCGGTGTGCCGATCATCGGAACCTCCCCGGATGCCATCGACCGGGCCGAGGACCGGGAGCGGTTCCAGGAGATGCTCCACAAATTGGGGTTGCGCCAGCCGGAGAACGGCACGGCCCGCTCTTTCGAAGAGGCCGAGAAGGTGGCCAACCGCATCGGATATCCGGTCGTGGTACGGCCATCCTACGTGCTGGGCGGGCGGGCCATGGAGATCGTCTATAACGTGGAAAACCTGCTGCGCTACATGACCACCGCCGTTCAGGCTTCCCCTGAACACCCCATCCTGATCGACAAGTTCCTGGACGAGGCCATCGAGATCGACGTGGATGCCCTTTGCGACGGCAGCGAGGTGGTGATGGGCGGCATCATGGAACATATCGAGGAGGCGGGCATCCACTCGGGCGATTCGGCCTGTTCGCTGCCGCCGTACTCCATTTCAGCCGAAACCGTGGCCGAAATTCGCCGCCAGACCGTTCTGATGGCCCTGGAACTGAACGTCAAAGGGCTTATGAACGTGCAGTATGCCGTCAGGAACGGCGAGATCTACATCCTGGAGGTCAATCCGCGGGCCTCCCGCACCGCTCCTTTCGTCTCCAAGGCTACCGGCCGCCCCCTGGCCAAGGTTGCGGCCCGGATCATGGCCGGTAAAAGCCTCAAGGAATTGGGGGTCTCCGGCGACATCGTGCCGAAACATATATCGGTGAAAGAGGCGGTCTTCCCCTTTGTCAAATTCCCCGGTGTGGATACGATTCTCGGCCCCGAGATGAAATCCACCGGCGAGGTGATGGGCATCGGCGACACCTTTGCCGAGGCCTTTGCCAAGTCGCAGCTGGGGGCCAACGTGAAGATGCCCATGTCCGGCAACGCCTTCATCAGTGTTCGTGACGTGGACAAGAAACATGTTGTAAGCACGGCGGAAAAGTTGTATAAAAATGGTTTCGGCATCTTGGCAACCGGCGGTACTGCCGCGTTTCTGGAGGAAAAGGGGATCCCGGTCCGACGGATCAACAAGGTCATGGAAGGGCGCCCCCATGTGGTCGATGCCATTAAAAACGGCGAGATCAGCTTCGTGGTCAATACGACCCAAGGCGCCCAGGCGGTGGCAGATTCCTTCTCCATCCGGCGGGAGTCGCTGATGCACGGCATTGCCTATTACACCACGGTGGCCGGTGCCAGGGCCGCAGTAGACGGCATCCTCACCCTGAAGGGGCAGGATCTGACGGTCCGGACCCTGCAGGAATATTTGAACGGTTAG
- a CDS encoding DMT family protein: MRTVGLLVLSNIFMTFAWYAHLKNLRTRHWLIAVAVSWGIAFFEYLIQVPANRMGYGRFSLAQLKIMQEVITLSVFVPFAVLYMGTTLTWNYLWAGFCLAGAVFFIFR; encoded by the coding sequence ATGAGAACGGTAGGGCTGCTGGTACTATCCAACATCTTCATGACCTTTGCCTGGTATGCCCACCTCAAGAACCTGCGGACCCGGCACTGGCTGATCGCCGTGGCGGTTTCGTGGGGGATCGCGTTCTTTGAATATCTGATTCAGGTGCCGGCCAACCGCATGGGTTACGGCCGTTTTTCCCTGGCGCAGTTGAAGATCATGCAGGAGGTCATCACCCTGTCGGTCTTTGTACCCTTTGCCGTACTGTACATGGGCACCACCCTGACCTGGAACTATCTCTGGGCCGGTTTTTGCCTTGCCGGAGCAGTTTTTTTTATATTCCGCTAA